CTGACACTTGGATCCACACCCGTGTCCGACACTCATACACGAGTTTGAGTAATATAGCATGTGGGATTGTGAGCCATTATGTATTGCTATTTCTGAAAAGAATTTGAAAAGTGGTGTAAGTGGGTTGAGGGTCATTTTGGGTTTCAGTCTAACTTTTCTGATAAGTGTATGAAACATATTGGAATATATATGTATAGTGTATACAACCTGTCGGAAGCAGGAACAAAGGATGTATTAGTTAGAGGTGGAATGTACAACGATAAATGAATCGTGATGCTGTCATAACAAAAAAGCCCGTATATGAGGAGGAGCTGTTTCTGCTTCCCCTTTGTTCCCCCTTTTCTGTTTCTTAGTTCTTATTCTTATTTTTTGTAATAGGTGTGTTTTTGCTTTTGTGGTTGACTACTTTTCATGTGTATCTTTGAGGTGCTTTTGTTAGTAACAAAATCCTCAAGAGTTTTTTATGCTTAGTCCTCTTTTGAAACTGGTGGGATTGGAAGGGTAAAAACTGAGGAGATTCTCTTTGACTAAATAAAAAATTGTGAGGATTTGATGCCTTTGGAGTTCGGAGGCATCTTTAACTCTTTGACTTGCAGATCGTTAATTGCAAAGGCAAGATAACTAAAGCCGCCCACACTACCTTTGCAGGTCCTTGGCAAGTGATGCTTAAGCAACAAGATGGCTCCTATGCTTGCGTGGCAGAAAGTGCAACTCGTTTCACCCTTGGCGAAGTAAACCCCTCTTATTCTGCTTGTTCGTTATTTCAGAACGGTTTAAGACATGGCACATAAAGGATATTTTCAATGTTTCAGACCAAGGAAGAACTGCTGAGGGTGTTAGGACTGCAAGAGGAACAAGGAAGCTCCTTAGAATTCCTTCGTCGAGGCTACAAGGTTTGTTCTCTTTAAGCATGTACGGCATTCTCATGATCAATGTAATGGTTGCGAAATACATTTGCGTACTATGATGCGGTGGTATGGACTGCGTTGCAAACGATTGTGGCTTGTTTTTTGCCAATCTTATGTGTCATATTGGTCTAGTAGGATGATTGTATCGGTTACTCGGTTAGTATCGGCCTAAGGTTGATTGTAACATTCAGAATTTCAAATATTGTGTACGACGGCCAAATATCGCCTATTTTCTTACCTACCCATTTTACATATCAGTCGTAGATGGTTAGACCAGGCAAATGGGTCGTGTTTTGGTCTCATACGACTCATTTGGGGTATATTTGCATTTAGGTCAGGTACTCTGGTCCTTCCTGGTATTATTATTGGGTCATTGAGGGTAAGGATCAATTTGCCCATCGAAATTTGAGTCGGATCCGTTTAATTTGGGTTTGAAGTCATTTTCGGGTTCACCTATTTGGGTGCAGGTCGTGGTACTCAGATCGTATCAGTTTTATTAGGTCTTGTATCGGTTTATATTTAATAGTACCATGCTTGGAGTAGTAATTAATCATGCTGTAATATTTTCCTATTCCTATCCAGACTGCTACCTGGTGGGAAGAGGATACTGAATTAGAGGTGTCTTCAGAGTGGAGAAGTTGAAAAGAATCAAAACCTTCAATTCATTTTTCGTGATGGCATCGGGCAGAAATTACGTGAAAGATTTCAAGATTATCTGCAATTTTTCATGGTTGCTGATCAAATGGAGGTACGCCACTATTCATTTTCAAGTGGCCTTACAGTTTACAGCAAATTATAGCATTCTAGACATTCATAGGACTCTACTGCACTCTGCAGTGATTTGTAATATAACCTGACTCGACTACGAGATATACAAACTGAGGTTTATCTCCTTGATTGAGCGCTTTCGCGTCATCATTATATTTTTACCTTTGGCTGATCACCATGTATTTGTTTCTTGCCAAGAACCTAATCTAAATTGGGTTGCATTTTTAGCGCAATATTTACATTTATATCGAAGAGCCATAGTTTGGCTCAAGCTACAACAGAAAAGAAAAGGGTGGTTGATTATTGAGGTTTGGGAGTCAAAAATCCCGTGGATCAACGAAGAGAGTGGGTAAGGTTGATCGAGAACTAACCCAATCCAAAGGCTCAGATTCCTCGTCACTCCCATCCTTAGCTAGCTTCTTCATGCACCACAAATCTTCATTCCAAGAGAATTTTTTCCAATGGGGAATGACTTCACAAACTGGGTCCCACGGAGCCACCTCGGCTACAACTGCACCACAAGCCACATCTTTCCTAGCCATGTTGTGTGCAAAGTTGCATAGACCCTTCATTAGACTCAAGGAACCTTTGCCTTCCATGTGAAGGCCGTACAAGAAATAGAACCCAAATGGACTAAACACGTTTGGGATCGAGGGAACCCTAAGCCAAGGCATATGGGCATCCAAAACCCGACTTCCAAGACAAAAAGCTTTCGTTAGTTTAGCCGCGCCCTTGAGTTCTAATTGATACACTTCCTTTGTGTTCCACACACTCATTATAGCGAAGCATGGTGGGAGCTCCTTCTTAGGATCCCATTTCGGTAGGTATCCCCTAGGGACCGCAATGAAAGTGCCCAAATTGAGCTTGCTTGACAAAACCATACCAATGTCCTTTGGGAAGAATTCTGAGTTGCGGAAAATATGTCGATACATGGACTCTGCTAGTTGTGGTGATACTCGGATAATGGTGGTGCCGGAGGTTATAGGTTTTCTGTGAGCATGTACCGGTTGCCCTAGTACAGTTGGTGTACAAACTTTAGTGTAATCGAATTTTCGGGTGAAAAGGTTGATTGAAGGTTCATTCGAGCAATCTGTCATCATATAAACATATTGAGCTCCATTTTCTTTGCACCATTCCTCTGTTCTCTTCACCAATTTTGTAGCCACACCTTTTTGCCTGTACAAATAATTAAACGTGAACATTACTCCGTAGAAGTTTTGAATATGGCTGAATGGTCGGTCCATTTGACCTAGACCTGACAAACGGGTCAACTTGGCCGGGTTTAGATTGGGTTAATTCCGGATTTGCAAGAATTCAGGTCAGATCAGGCTAGGTTCAGGTCATTTCGTCTCCGGGTCATTTTTGGAGTCAGCTACTTTCAAGTCATTTTCGAAGTCAGCAACAGTAAACATTCGAGTTCATGATGAGTTCTGAATTCCATGTTTTGGCAAAAGGAAGACGATTCAAACTCGTGATTCAAACATTTTATTTTCTAGTATCTATATAGATTTAGCCTACTAACACGTCTCAGTTTGTATGATTACGAAAGGGAGATGATTCAAACTCGTGATCTAAGTCGAAACTCGAAAGGCTATCTCACCGGCCAAGACATGACCCATTATATTTTGTGCGAAAGGCTGCGTAATATTCGATGGGTTCGATCCAATCAAACGATCATTTGATGAGAATGGTACATATTCATGGTCAAATGAGTCATGAGTGCAATATAAAAAGTAAGATACAAAATGTTGAATAAAAAATGCGACATTCTGTGTAAAACGGCGCGGAATAGCACTCCGGAATATATGATAAAGATTAAAGTGGGATTATACGTTAAGCATACTACGTTCATCATTAAAATATGCATGATTCTATGCCCAAATATTAATAATCCTGACACATAATCCACCTTTTTGGATATCTAAATAGTGACTAAGATCATCTATAATTGAGGTCTCTTTTTTATATTCATAAACATGATCAAATTatttagagtaaattatcaaaaactcccttttaaaatacgTTTTTTAAAATTTAcccccttttaaaaaaaagtttaaaaattacacccaaaatatttcaaaaatttaaaaattgctcCCTAACCTAtgtttttgcatttttatgacaaaaatgcccctcatttttttatatatttctCATATGTTTATCGACTTCATTACAACTCTACCCACCTTTCTACCACTCAAGGACTCCACGGTAAACCACCACAATCCTCCACCCAAAATCCACCATCATATTCGTTATATGAGAATAGAAACTTAGGGgtatttttgtcataaaaatgtaaaaatAGGGGTTTGGTAGCAATTTTTAAACTTTTGCATTATTctgggtgtaatttttaaattttttttaaaaagggagttaattttaaaaagtgtattttaaaagggagttattgATAATTTACCCAATTATTTAGGTTGTATGAAAATGTTAATATAAACCGATAATAATGAGATTCTAACCATCAACGTAAATTTCGGTTTGAGATAGTCTCTTagcatggtatcagagcctataaTTATGTTTTGAGATTTAAAAGCTTAAACTGATAGTTGAATTTCTATGATCGGTGAgttctgataccatgttaataaATCATCTTAATCAAAAACTTAAACTAATGGTTAAAGTTTCATGATCAGTTttaattctaacataaaaggtaCTAATTAATCTAGGTTATTCTTTGGATCAAGAGGACATCATCatccttaataataataataatatt
The Silene latifolia isolate original U9 population chromosome 11, ASM4854445v1, whole genome shotgun sequence genome window above contains:
- the LOC141611423 gene encoding putative N-acetyltransferase HLS1; translation: MSRMLVVVHEESLINEKIKKNDENKILLVREYDEEKDKEKVEEMEIQSELGQQDGKSSTLVTHLLGDPLGRIRHFPSRIMMVAEYEGEMVGVIRCGIKTVTRGKKIDDPPIYVKLAYILGLRVSPMHRQKGVATKLVKRTEEWCKENGAQYVYMMTDCSNEPSINLFTRKFDYTKVCTPTVLGQPVHAHRKPITSGTTIIRVSPQLAESMYRHIFRNSEFFPKDIGMVLSSKLNLGTFIAVPRGYLPKWDPKKELPPCFAIMSVWNTKEVYQLELKGAAKLTKAFCLGSRVLDAHMPWLRVPSIPNVFSPFGFYFLYGLHMEGKGSLSLMKGLCNFAHNMARKDVACGAVVAEVAPWDPVCEVIPHWKKFSWNEDLWCMKKLAKDGSDEESEPLDWVSSRSTLPTLFVDPRDF